Part of the Triticum urartu cultivar G1812 chromosome 2, Tu2.1, whole genome shotgun sequence genome, CGGGCTCCTGTCCAAGCTCCGGAGCCTGGACGCGTACCCCAAGGTGAACGAGGACTTCTACAGCCGCACCCTCTCCGGCGGCGCCATCACGCTCGCCTCCTCCTTCATCATGCTCCTCCTCTTCGTCTCCGAGCTCCGTACGCACCTCCCTCGCTCGGATCTCAGATTCTCAGTACACTCCTGCGGCCTCCGTACGATTTAACCGTGTGAATTTCTGATTCGGGTTTTGCCTGATTTAGTGCGCTAGCAAAGCAGTCGCCCATTGTTGCATTTGGTTTTGCCCGCTTGTGCCGAGATCTCGTGGTCTGTTTAGATAATTTGTGGTGTACTATCAGATAGACGGACTTACTGCGTTCATTTGGTTTGTGAGACTGGAATTGAGCCCTTAGTTCTCCTCCCAAATGTGTTATTGTGATGGTTTTGCAACAAAGTCTAGCTTGGCCTGTTCCTTGTTTTTTGTTCGTGCGTACATCATTGGTGGTCTACTTGTTTCATTCTGATGCATCTACTGAACAGTACAGTTTCGGAGATTCTGGTGTTACTTTTGTGCTGTGCTTGGTTAATCATGTTGTCGTTTAATTCTACTGTATCTAGTGAACTTTGAAACCTTGCACAGCATGGAGAATCTAGTGTTACTTTTTTTGTCATTCGTGGTTAATCAGGTGTGGAAAACAGTGTGCCACTTAGGTGATAAGCCGATGATATGTTTACTTTAACCTAGGGACTCTAGTGACCTGGAAGAACAGTTTTGCATACATAAGCCTCAGAGCACAGAAATTCGATAGTAGAAATCAGCTTTACTTCTGCTCTGGTATACCTATATAGGCTAAAGTAGGAGTCATGTTGATCAGAGTTAGACTATCTTCATAATGGTCATGTGTGACAAAGACCatttagagcatctacaaccacAGTTGCCTAATATGAGGCTCTATACGCCCACGGACGTGTCCGGACGCGCCCGCTGGCACTGACCGGGCAGTCCCTGTTTCCCCCTGTCCACAATCGCAGTCCCCATATCCGAATACCCAATTCCATACAATGCATGCAACAACGTAAACAACGTAGATGAACATCACAATAGATTGAACGAGAGATGTAGATAGATTCGGGCATAGTTCATCGGACACTCCATCAGACACAAAAGACATAGTTTGCCCGATTTTACTAGATACAAAATATTCATATAGCTAGCTAGACGACGAGGAGAGGCGGAGATCACCATTTCGGGTCCTTGCGGTCATCGGCGCAGCGGTCCATCTCCTCCGTGTACTTGTCCGCGACGGGAGGATCATCGACGTCGCCCGTGCTAGTGGTGCCGCTCTTCGACGCCGACGAGATGTAGCTGGAGAGGCGGCTGATGGCGCGGGCTTGCTCCTTTGCGTTGCGGGCCGCCTTGGCCATGGCGGTCTCTTTCTCCCTCGCGAGGCGCTCCGAAGCTTCGAGCCCGAGCCGGAGCGCCTTCGCATTTTTGCGCCGGAGGCGCCTAGCGTCCAACTCCGCCGTGGTCAGCAAAGGGCACATGACCTCGCGGAGGAGCGCCTCCTCCGAGTTGATGGGGACGGAACGGGCGCCTTGGCGGGAAGAGCCGGCCTCTGCCGCGGCCCGCTGCCGCTCGCTGTGGGTGGCCTTGGCCTCCGACTCCGGCATCCGCATCCGCACAGGAGCCGTGGGCACGAGCACCAAATGCTGCCCGGGGCAGAGCTGGCGcaggaggggaaggggagggggccACCCTACTCCGGATCTGGAGCAGGACGGGCATGCGCGGGGCGGGCGAGGAGGAGCATTGCGGCGGCGGGGCCCGGAGGAGCTGGCAGCGGACGCGACGGAGTTCGAGCTCCCTCTGGTGTCTAGCCCGGGCGTTTGGGGGCGGCTTTGAGGGctccggttgtagatgctcttaatTATTAGTACACTAAGTTTACCTGTAAAATTATTCGAGGAGGAAAATAAAGAGCTGCTTGATCTTAGTGTTTCAAATTTTACATGAATACCATGTGAATATGCACATGTCTTAGGTTGCTTCTGTATTTTACTTCATGAAATGTCCAGGAATCGGAAGATTAGGAGAATTAATGTTAACCTAAACTATGCTCTGTTAAGTATTCTATTACCATTCATTAATCATCTTATATTCAACAGTTGATGTTTCACCATGCAGGATTGTATCTTCATGCAGTTACAGAGACAACACTAAGGGTTGATACCTCAAGAGGAGAAAAACTTCGCATAAATGTAATAGCTGTTTCTTTTTCTTACTTCACCAATTACTAACAACCGCCCCGTTCCTAATTTTCTTTAATTTGACCTGCCAAccgttttttctttttcttgcaTATCATTTCCCCACACCGAGCCTTCTCTTTCAAGAATTAGTATCTTGTATGAATGTATGATAATTGTTAACCAATGATATATACTGCTTTCTGTTCAGACACTTGCTAACATCTACCTTTGGTCTGATGCTACAAAATGCAGTTTGATATCACCTTTCCAGCCCTTCAGTGTTCTATAATTAGTGTTGATGTGATGGACATCAGTGGACAAGAGCACCTTGATGTGGTATGTATTTTTGTATTGTTATTGTTGCTACCTATGCTGCTTCAGATGTTTCTGTCTCACTATATTGCAtattctttatttctttttaccCAGTACAAGTTCTGGTTGATCTATCTGGCTGCTAGGTTGTAGTAACTAGCTTGTTTCACTATAATGCTCTATGTAGAAACATGATGTATTCAAGCAGCGAATCGATGCACACGGCAAAGTTATTGCAACTAAGCAAGATGCAGTTGGTGGGATGAAGGTCAGTGACTCATTTTTTCTATTAAACCTTACACTTATAACTTCTACTATAATATAGTGCTCTTTATTCCAAAGTTACATTCTTCTAAATAATCATACACCTCAACTATTAAGAATGCATTTGTGGCCATGGAAATGGCCTAAATCCATTTCATAAAGGCTATGAGGATTTTTTCTGCACGTATTATCTGAACTGTTACCTGACATGCATATGTATTGTTGAGTAAATTACCAGCTAGGTGGCGTATTGTTCAATTCCTGATACATTTTATTAGACCTGAAGACTCATGTTTTCTTTTTATTGTTGACCTTTTATAGGTGGAAAAACCTTTACAACATCATGGTGGAAGGCTTGAACACAATGAGACCTATTGTGGCTCATGTTATGGTGCACAAGAAGTATGCTCATTTGTTATTATACATAGTATTTCGTTCCTTACCCGTAATATGCAAAAACTTATGGACTTCTCTTGGACTTGCAGCAATTTTTTAATAATCTATTGTTCACTATTTTATTCTCATTACCTTTCAGAAACTGCTACATGAACTTCTTTGTTGTTGATAAGTTTTGAAATATTCAATTGTCGGCTGATTCCAACTTTTTTTTAGTCATGTTTACGTTAAAATGTTCCATTTGAAATTCTGGATGTGAATTAGCCACCACTAGTTCCAGTCTTATGAGTTATAGAGCAAAAGGCACACCTGATAACTACATCATGGTTATGCACAAGTCGTACTTGTTAAGGAGCAAAAGGCACACCTGACAGCTACATCTGGAGTTATTCACATATATTTGTGTGGCTTGGATCAGGCTCAGATCATTTTTTGTTTTCTAACCATACTGTTCAATTGTTCTCATTAGCAGTGTTCTTCATGTTGCTTACTGTACTATTAATTCCATATCTTTCTGGCAATCTATTGTGTTTCTCCATTACATCGATGCTGCTTGAGAGTGTAATTTCTATGTTTCAACTCACTTATGTAATACTAATACCTAATGTCAACTAGTGCCGCTCAAAGAATTTTCAGCTTCTCTTCTAtttggttgttgttgttgttgttgttgtgttcTACTCAGATGAATAGGCTGTTAAGTAGTGCTCCCACAATGCTACCTGCATTCAACGCATTTGCTATTCTGGTATGCACTTTAACTGAATATATTATTTGAATGCAGTCTCCCGAACAATGTTGTAACTCATGTGAAGATGTCCGTGAAGCATACAGAAAAAAAGGTTGGGGCGTATCAAATCCAGATTCGATCGATCAGGTACACCAATGAATTTTGGGCTACGCATATAACATATGATACCCTTCATGTAACTTGTGTGTTTCCTTCACCTTCAAGGAAATTTAATTTGTATGGTGTGCACTGTTCTGTAGTGCAAAAGCGAGGGCTTCCTTCAAACAATAAAAGATGAAGAAGGTGAAGGATGCAACATTTATGGCATTCTGGAAATTAA contains:
- the LOC125538655 gene encoding endoplasmic reticulum-Golgi intermediate compartment protein 3-like, which translates into the protein MYGLLSKLRSLDAYPKVNEDFYSRTLSGGAITLASSFIMLLLFVSELRLYLHAVTETTLRVDTSRGEKLRINFDITFPALQCSIISVDVMDISGQEHLDVKHDVFKQRIDAHGKVIATKQDAVGGMKVEKPLQHHGGRLEHNETYCGSCYGAQESPEQCCNSCEDVREAYRKKGWGVSNPDSIDQCKSEGFLQTIKDEEGEGCNIYGILEINKVAGNFHFAPGKSFQQSNVHVHDLLPFQKDSFNLSHKINKLSFGEPFPGVINPLDGAQWIQHSSYGMAQYFVKVVPTVYSHLNEQIILSNQFSVTEHSRSGDSGRVQALPGVFFFYDLSPIKVTFTERHVSFLHFLTNVCAIVGGVFTVSGIIDSFVYHGQRAITKKRELGKFT